One Actinosynnema pretiosum DNA segment encodes these proteins:
- a CDS encoding GNAT family N-acetyltransferase: MLIRPERPADVPAIRAVTAAAFTRPDPSAADLRDGAPAEAWLVDELRADAGWLPALSLVAQDPDGAVVGHVVATRGAVGDLPALGLGPLSVRPDRQRSGVGSALVHALLGAADALGEPLVALLGDPGYYHRFGFLPCGEVGVAPPVPEWEPHFQVRPLAAHDPAARGTFRYAEPFDRL; the protein is encoded by the coding sequence GTGCTGATCCGACCCGAGCGCCCCGCCGACGTCCCCGCGATCCGCGCGGTCACCGCCGCCGCGTTCACCCGCCCCGACCCGAGCGCCGCCGACCTGCGCGACGGCGCGCCCGCGGAGGCGTGGCTGGTGGACGAGCTGCGCGCCGACGCCGGGTGGCTGCCCGCGCTGTCCCTGGTGGCGCAGGACCCGGACGGCGCGGTGGTCGGCCACGTCGTGGCGACCAGGGGAGCGGTCGGCGACCTCCCCGCGCTCGGCCTGGGGCCGCTGTCCGTGCGCCCGGACCGGCAGCGCTCCGGCGTCGGCAGCGCGCTCGTGCACGCCCTGCTCGGCGCGGCCGACGCGCTCGGCGAACCGCTCGTGGCCCTGCTCGGCGATCCCGGCTACTACCACCGGTTCGGCTTCCTGCCGTGCGGCGAGGTCGGCGTCGCGCCGCCGGTTCCCGAGTGGGAGCCGCACTTCCAGGTCCGCCCGCTCGCCGCGCACGACCCCGCCGCGCGCGGGACCTTCCGCTACGCCGAGCCGTTCGACCGCCTGTAG
- a CDS encoding cytochrome c oxidase assembly protein has protein sequence MRVDRAAALAGGLAVLCVTAVVLAAGDVHGVLGDRDPGRVAGWLLGVVRLVADGAGSVTAGALAFAAFVAPGRRDGKLTADAYAALRLAALASPVWLVAALAAVPLAAGDASGQPQSVVWANLAGLVDATDEPKAWLVTAVVVAVVVWGARVTLTWPTTVTWLALSVLALLPPVVMGHVSGGAWHDVATNAVLWHVPAAAVWVGSLVALRSFLRRGGPDRERVLGRCRRVTAVCLVVVALSGSVAGLALATPSGLLSGFGALLGLKLLVCALVLGSRGRVAGTRWGARWPLAVEVVALGVAMGASAGLAHLVPPRWTSTRPSAQETVLGYELPAGPGFSEIVVGWRFDLVIGLGAVLAALLYLRGVRVLRRRGDAWPAHRVAAWLGGCLVLLLATSSGVGRYAPAMFSAHMVAHMSLNMLAPVLLVLGGPVTLALRALPPGPRAWVVALLHCRWTRIVSHPAFAAVVFVASFYALYFSPLFGEAVGQHWAHVLMNVHFLMTGYVFYWLVIGVDRPPRPLPHLARLGMLFAVMPFHAFFGVILMNGQSVIAESHYREVALSWLPDLMADQRLGGGIAWATGEIPMLVVVIALMAQWAAADRKEAVRMDRRDDNDEDERLAAYNAMLAELSERR, from the coding sequence ATGAGGGTTGACAGGGCCGCCGCGCTGGCAGGCGGTCTGGCGGTGCTGTGCGTCACGGCCGTGGTGCTGGCCGCCGGGGACGTGCACGGGGTGCTGGGCGACCGCGATCCGGGCCGGGTGGCCGGGTGGCTGCTCGGGGTGGTGCGGCTGGTCGCGGACGGCGCGGGGTCGGTGACGGCGGGCGCGCTGGCGTTCGCGGCGTTCGTGGCGCCGGGCAGGCGGGACGGGAAGCTGACCGCCGACGCGTACGCGGCGCTGCGGCTGGCGGCGCTGGCGTCCCCGGTGTGGCTGGTGGCGGCGCTGGCCGCGGTGCCGCTGGCGGCCGGTGACGCCTCGGGGCAGCCGCAGTCGGTGGTGTGGGCCAACCTCGCGGGGCTGGTCGACGCGACCGACGAGCCGAAGGCGTGGCTGGTGACGGCGGTGGTGGTGGCGGTCGTGGTGTGGGGCGCGCGGGTGACGCTGACCTGGCCGACGACGGTGACCTGGCTGGCGCTGTCGGTGCTGGCGCTGCTGCCGCCGGTGGTGATGGGGCACGTGTCGGGGGGCGCGTGGCACGACGTGGCGACGAACGCGGTGCTGTGGCACGTCCCGGCGGCGGCCGTGTGGGTGGGGTCGCTGGTGGCGCTGCGCTCGTTCCTGCGGCGCGGCGGGCCGGACCGCGAGCGGGTGCTGGGCCGGTGCCGGCGGGTGACGGCGGTGTGCCTGGTCGTGGTGGCGCTGAGCGGGTCGGTCGCGGGGCTGGCGCTGGCGACGCCGTCCGGGCTGCTGTCCGGGTTCGGGGCGCTGCTGGGCTTGAAGCTGCTGGTGTGCGCGCTGGTGCTGGGCTCGCGCGGCCGGGTGGCAGGCACGCGGTGGGGCGCGCGGTGGCCGCTGGCCGTCGAGGTGGTGGCGCTGGGCGTGGCCATGGGCGCCTCGGCGGGGCTGGCGCACCTGGTGCCGCCGCGGTGGACGTCGACGCGGCCGTCGGCGCAGGAGACCGTGCTGGGGTACGAGCTCCCTGCGGGGCCGGGGTTCTCCGAGATCGTGGTGGGCTGGCGGTTCGACCTGGTGATCGGGTTGGGCGCGGTGCTGGCGGCGCTGCTCTACCTGCGCGGGGTGCGGGTGCTGCGGCGGCGCGGGGACGCGTGGCCCGCGCACCGGGTCGCGGCGTGGCTGGGCGGGTGCCTGGTGCTGCTGCTGGCGACCTCGTCCGGGGTCGGCCGGTACGCGCCCGCGATGTTCAGCGCGCACATGGTGGCGCACATGTCGTTGAACATGCTGGCCCCGGTGCTGCTGGTGCTGGGCGGTCCGGTGACGCTGGCGCTGCGCGCGCTGCCGCCGGGGCCGCGCGCGTGGGTGGTGGCGCTGCTGCACTGCCGGTGGACGCGGATCGTCTCGCACCCCGCGTTCGCGGCGGTCGTGTTCGTCGCCTCGTTCTACGCGCTGTACTTCTCGCCGCTGTTCGGCGAGGCCGTGGGGCAGCACTGGGCGCACGTGCTGATGAACGTCCACTTCCTGATGACCGGGTACGTCTTCTACTGGCTGGTGATCGGCGTCGACCGGCCGCCGAGGCCGCTGCCGCACCTGGCGCGGCTGGGGATGCTGTTCGCGGTGATGCCGTTCCACGCGTTCTTCGGCGTGATCCTGATGAACGGTCAGTCGGTGATCGCCGAGTCGCACTACCGGGAGGTGGCGCTGTCCTGGTTGCCGGACCTGATGGCGGACCAGCGGCTCGGCGGCGGGATCGCCTGGGCCACCGGGGAGATCCCGATGCTGGTGGTGGTGATCGCGCTGATGGCGCAGTGGGCGGCGGCCGACCGCAAGGAGGCGGTGCGGATGGACCGGCGCGACGACAACGACGAGGACGAGCGGCTGGCCGCGTACAACGCGATGCTGGCGGAGCTGTCCGAGCGGCGTTGA
- a CDS encoding LLM class flavin-dependent oxidoreductase: MLLRDLPHGQVLDYARRAEAVGFDELWVVEDLGFRGGVAQTAAVLAATRSITVGIGILPAAIRNPVFAAMEIATLGQLFPGRVTIGVGHGMPDWMRSAGALPDSPLTLLGEHLTAIRALLRGETVTTRGRYVTLTEARLEPSSLPEIVPPVLAGVRGPKSLALSGRVADGTVLAEPCTPEYVRASVEKTAASPHSVVTYNAASVHPDTATAVAEVRPGLAWIGEPDWAPHLAPLPFAAEFAQLRASCATREEFAQRIPLEWVTQLALAGTPDEVRARNAELFDAGVTTSVLIPAAADPLAALPALASAR; encoded by the coding sequence ATGCTTCTTCGCGACCTCCCCCACGGGCAGGTCCTGGACTACGCGCGTCGCGCCGAGGCGGTCGGCTTCGACGAGCTGTGGGTGGTGGAGGACCTCGGCTTCCGGGGCGGCGTCGCGCAGACCGCGGCCGTCCTCGCCGCCACCAGGTCGATCACCGTGGGCATCGGCATCCTGCCCGCCGCGATCCGCAACCCGGTGTTCGCCGCCATGGAGATCGCCACCCTCGGTCAGCTCTTCCCCGGCCGCGTGACCATCGGCGTGGGGCACGGGATGCCCGACTGGATGCGCTCCGCAGGCGCCCTCCCGGACAGCCCGCTCACCCTCCTCGGCGAGCACCTCACCGCGATCCGCGCGCTCCTGCGCGGCGAGACGGTCACCACCCGTGGCCGCTACGTCACCCTCACCGAGGCCCGCCTGGAGCCGTCCTCGCTGCCCGAAATCGTCCCGCCGGTGCTCGCCGGCGTGCGCGGCCCGAAGTCCCTGGCCCTGTCCGGCCGGGTCGCGGACGGCACCGTGCTCGCCGAGCCCTGCACCCCCGAGTACGTCCGCGCCTCCGTCGAGAAGACCGCCGCGTCCCCGCACAGCGTGGTCACCTACAACGCCGCCAGCGTCCACCCCGACACCGCGACCGCCGTCGCCGAGGTCCGCCCCGGCCTTGCCTGGATCGGCGAGCCCGACTGGGCCCCGCACCTGGCCCCGCTCCCGTTCGCCGCCGAGTTCGCCCAGCTCCGCGCCTCCTGCGCCACCCGCGAGGAGTTCGCCCAGCGCATCCCCCTGGAGTGGGTCACCCAGCTGGCGCTGGCGGGCACCCCCGACGAGGTGCGCGCCCGCAACGCCGAGCTGTTCGACGCGGGCGTCACCACCTCCGTCCTCATCCCCGCCGCGGCCGACCCGCTCGCCGCGCTCCCGGCACTGGCGTCCGCCCGGTGA
- a CDS encoding sigma-70 family RNA polymerase sigma factor, whose amino-acid sequence MTTPTPDDEVTRWALRARSGDRNALEQFVRGTQRDVWRFTAHLAGVDVADDLSQETYARALTSLHRFAGRSSARTWLLVIARRVVVDQVRMAQSRPRLSPGADWVREADRKPAPTGFEDAVELNLLLDSLDQDRREALVLTQVLGLSYAEAADVAGCPVGTIRSRVARARDDLVRAVDVGEASEVG is encoded by the coding sequence GTGACGACTCCGACTCCCGACGACGAGGTGACGCGCTGGGCGCTGCGGGCGCGCTCCGGTGACCGGAACGCCCTGGAGCAGTTCGTGCGCGGCACCCAGCGCGACGTGTGGCGGTTCACCGCGCACCTCGCCGGGGTCGACGTGGCCGACGACCTGTCGCAGGAGACCTACGCCCGCGCGCTGACGAGCCTGCACCGGTTCGCCGGGCGGTCGTCGGCGCGCACGTGGCTGCTGGTGATCGCGCGGCGGGTCGTGGTGGACCAGGTGCGGATGGCGCAGTCCCGGCCGCGGCTGTCGCCGGGGGCGGACTGGGTGCGCGAGGCGGACCGCAAGCCCGCGCCGACCGGGTTCGAGGACGCGGTCGAGCTGAACCTGCTGCTGGACTCGCTGGACCAGGACCGGCGCGAGGCGCTGGTGCTGACGCAGGTGCTGGGGCTGTCGTACGCGGAGGCCGCGGACGTGGCGGGGTGCCCGGTGGGCACGATCCGGTCGCGGGTGGCGCGGGCGCGCGACGACCTGGTGCGGGCGGTCGACGTGGGCGAGGCCAGCGAGGTCGGCTGA
- a CDS encoding ABC transporter ATP-binding protein: protein MNPPKVKQALPRLRVLWSFARPHRGALALGLALSLVGSATTLAAPMVTKWVLDSLGAGGSLAAPVGTMLALLVAGVVIWTIQWVILGELGERVVLDARESMVKRLLRATVPAVTGRPGGELVTRVTSDTVLLREAASSSVIGLVNGAVTLVGTLVLMAVLDLALLGATVVSVVVLGVVFAVLMPAIAREQELAQDHVGKLGGVLEGTLRAIRTVKASRAEARQAERVLGDARAAYRHSVRAVRREAVAWTVAWSGIQFAIILVLGLGAWRVSQGALEVSSLIAFLLYAFGLMDPVTELSRNVTALQAGIAAAGRIRDVDALEVERDEPGATAPEGFADAPILELRGVVAGYGGEPAVRGVDLVVPRRGHTAVVGPSGAGKTTLLSLVLRFLEPSGGEVLLGGRPYREHSHSELRARLAYVEQETPVLPGSIRDNLLFTHPDAGEDELWRVLRQVRLDEVVAALPDGLDTPLGPSSMSGGQRQRIALARAVLRAPDVLLLDEATAQVDGLTEAAVHECVRERARHGAVVTVAHRLSTVIDADTIVVMEDGRVRASGTHAGLLATDELYRELVAALRISDGAAPSEPVAPAAVVA from the coding sequence ATGAATCCCCCGAAGGTGAAGCAGGCACTACCGCGCTTGCGGGTGCTCTGGTCGTTCGCCCGCCCGCACAGGGGCGCCCTCGCCCTCGGGTTGGCGCTGTCCCTGGTCGGCTCGGCCACCACCCTGGCCGCCCCGATGGTCACCAAGTGGGTCCTCGACTCGCTCGGCGCGGGCGGCTCGCTGGCCGCCCCGGTCGGCACGATGCTCGCCCTGCTGGTCGCGGGCGTGGTGATCTGGACCATCCAGTGGGTGATCCTCGGCGAGCTCGGCGAGCGCGTCGTGCTCGACGCCCGCGAGTCCATGGTCAAGCGGCTGCTGCGCGCCACCGTGCCCGCCGTGACCGGCCGACCCGGCGGCGAGCTGGTCACCAGGGTCACCTCGGACACCGTGCTGCTGCGCGAGGCCGCGTCCAGCAGCGTGATCGGGCTGGTCAACGGCGCCGTCACGCTCGTCGGCACGCTCGTGCTGATGGCCGTGCTCGACCTCGCGCTGCTCGGCGCCACGGTGGTCTCGGTCGTGGTGCTCGGCGTCGTGTTCGCCGTCCTGATGCCCGCCATCGCCCGCGAGCAGGAGCTCGCGCAGGACCACGTCGGCAAGCTCGGCGGCGTCCTGGAGGGCACGCTGCGCGCCATCCGCACGGTCAAGGCCAGCCGGGCCGAGGCGCGGCAGGCCGAGCGGGTCCTCGGCGACGCGCGCGCCGCCTACCGGCACAGCGTCCGGGCCGTGCGGCGCGAGGCCGTCGCCTGGACCGTGGCCTGGTCGGGCATCCAGTTCGCGATCATCCTCGTGCTGGGGCTCGGCGCGTGGCGGGTCTCGCAGGGCGCGCTGGAGGTGTCGAGCCTGATCGCGTTCCTGCTGTACGCGTTCGGCCTGATGGACCCGGTGACCGAGCTCAGCCGCAACGTCACCGCGCTGCAGGCCGGGATCGCGGCGGCCGGGCGCATCCGCGACGTGGACGCGCTGGAGGTCGAGCGGGACGAGCCGGGCGCCACCGCCCCCGAGGGCTTTGCCGACGCCCCGATCCTGGAGCTGCGCGGCGTGGTCGCCGGGTACGGCGGCGAACCGGCGGTGCGCGGCGTCGACCTGGTCGTGCCCCGGCGCGGGCACACCGCCGTCGTCGGGCCGTCCGGCGCGGGCAAGACCACCCTGCTGTCGCTGGTGCTGCGCTTCCTGGAGCCCAGCGGGGGAGAGGTCCTCCTCGGCGGGCGCCCGTACCGCGAGCACAGCCACTCCGAGCTGCGCGCGCGGCTGGCGTACGTGGAGCAGGAGACGCCCGTGCTGCCGGGGTCGATCCGGGACAACCTGCTGTTCACGCACCCCGACGCGGGCGAGGACGAGCTGTGGCGGGTGCTGCGGCAGGTGCGCCTGGACGAGGTCGTGGCCGCGCTCCCGGACGGGCTCGACACCCCGCTCGGGCCGTCGAGCATGTCCGGCGGGCAGCGGCAGCGGATCGCGCTGGCGCGGGCGGTCCTGCGCGCGCCGGACGTGCTGCTGCTGGACGAGGCGACCGCGCAGGTCGACGGGCTGACCGAGGCCGCCGTGCACGAGTGCGTGCGGGAGCGGGCGCGGCACGGCGCGGTGGTCACCGTGGCGCACCGGCTGTCCACGGTGATCGACGCGGACACCATCGTGGTGATGGAGGACGGCCGGGTGCGGGCGTCCGGCACGCACGCCGGGCTGCTCGCGACCGACGAGCTGTACCGCGAGCTGGTGGCGGCGCTGCGGATCTCCGACGGGGCCGCGCCGTCCGAGCCGGTCGCGCCCGCGGCGGTCGTGGCCTGA
- a CDS encoding zf-HC2 domain-containing protein, translated as MDCDTCREALSARLDGEAAPLPPAWTDAHLAKCPDCARWRDRAQALTRVVRVREAPAVPDLAAVVLADLPPAHVALRPRLALAAVALAQLWLALAQLLTGATGHDVTAGHGAQGLSGHLFNEGAAWNLALGVGLLVAAVDGRRASGLLPTLGGFVVLLLGFSAHDLAEGAATATRVSSHLPLVVGLVLLLLVARAHRDHPAPESAARPGPGPARTADHDVPPPRAGRAPTRHLRPIAHRGAA; from the coding sequence GTGGACTGCGACACCTGCCGCGAGGCGCTCTCGGCCCGGCTGGACGGGGAGGCCGCGCCCCTGCCCCCGGCGTGGACGGACGCGCACCTGGCCAAGTGCCCCGACTGCGCGCGCTGGCGGGACCGCGCGCAGGCGCTCACCAGGGTGGTCCGGGTCCGCGAGGCGCCCGCCGTCCCGGACCTGGCGGCCGTGGTGCTGGCCGACCTGCCGCCCGCGCACGTCGCGCTGCGCCCCCGGCTCGCGCTCGCCGCCGTGGCGCTGGCGCAGCTCTGGCTCGCGCTGGCCCAGCTGCTCACCGGCGCGACCGGCCACGACGTCACCGCGGGTCACGGCGCGCAGGGCCTGTCCGGGCACCTGTTCAACGAGGGCGCGGCGTGGAACCTGGCGCTGGGCGTCGGCCTGCTGGTGGCGGCGGTGGACGGCAGGCGCGCGTCCGGCCTGCTGCCCACGCTCGGCGGGTTCGTCGTGCTGCTGCTGGGCTTCTCCGCGCACGACCTGGCCGAGGGCGCCGCGACCGCCACCAGGGTCTCCTCCCACCTGCCGCTCGTCGTGGGCCTGGTGCTGCTGCTCCTCGTCGCGCGGGCGCACCGCGACCACCCGGCGCCCGAGTCCGCCGCCCGCCCCGGACCGGGACCGGCGCGCACCGCCGACCACGACGTCCCACCGCCGCGAGCCGGCCGCGCGCCCACCCGCCACCTGCGACCGATCGCACACCGAGGGGCCGCGTGA
- a CDS encoding MFS transporter, with protein MGAAEIAQNVEGVAVETDLARTVVPGLHGCFSLGICGGGLLGLAATALGVPVLAHLGAVTALVAAATVWVALNLPAATGREEAPAPGSPGTGGLRAALRVWREPRTLAIGAIALGMALAEGTANDWLPLIAVDGYDLSSASGAFLYSFFGASMAVGRFAGGTLLDRFGRTRVMVASAGLAVVGIGLVSLAPNVPLGALGVFLWGLGASLGFPVALSAAGDDPVDSARRVSAVATAGYTAFLVGPPLLGFVGEHVGLRSAILVALVLVALSSLFARSVDKPQPA; from the coding sequence ATGGGCGCGGCGGAGATCGCCCAGAACGTCGAGGGCGTGGCCGTGGAGACCGACCTGGCCCGCACCGTCGTCCCCGGTCTGCACGGCTGCTTCAGCCTGGGCATCTGCGGCGGCGGCCTCCTCGGCCTGGCCGCCACCGCCCTCGGCGTCCCCGTCCTGGCGCACCTGGGCGCGGTCACCGCGCTGGTGGCCGCCGCGACGGTCTGGGTGGCCCTCAACCTGCCCGCCGCCACCGGCCGCGAGGAGGCCCCCGCCCCCGGTTCGCCGGGAACGGGCGGCCTGCGGGCCGCGCTCCGCGTCTGGCGGGAGCCGCGCACCCTCGCCATCGGCGCGATCGCCCTGGGCATGGCGCTGGCCGAGGGCACCGCGAACGACTGGCTGCCGCTGATCGCCGTGGACGGCTACGACCTGTCCAGCGCCAGCGGCGCGTTCCTGTACTCGTTCTTCGGCGCGTCCATGGCCGTGGGCCGCTTCGCGGGCGGAACCCTGCTGGACCGCTTCGGCCGCACCAGGGTGATGGTCGCCAGCGCCGGTCTGGCCGTGGTCGGCATCGGCCTGGTGTCCCTGGCCCCGAACGTCCCGCTGGGCGCGCTCGGCGTGTTCCTGTGGGGCCTCGGCGCGTCCCTGGGCTTCCCGGTGGCGCTGTCGGCGGCGGGCGACGACCCGGTCGACTCGGCCCGCAGGGTCAGCGCGGTCGCGACGGCGGGCTACACCGCGTTCCTGGTCGGCCCGCCCCTGCTGGGCTTCGTCGGCGAGCACGTCGGCCTGCGCTCGGCGATCCTGGTCGCGCTGGTCCTGGTGGCCCTGTCGTCGCTGTTCGCGAGGTCCGTGGACAAGCCGCAACCGGCCTGA
- a CDS encoding TetR/AcrR family transcriptional regulator — protein MTRTRRTDPDRRERIVEAALEVIAEHGAPGATYRSVAEAADVPLGSMTYHFPTRDDLLHAAFSRLADTMHARFDRILADIGPDEDPREGVVRIITTQGEGYGRDMVLSAELYALAVREPRYRELIQDWMLRSRASLARHFPPELAPMIDALQEGLILHSHISTEPFDADRVRQAVHRLIGPPPQD, from the coding sequence GTGACCCGCACCCGGCGCACCGACCCCGACCGCAGGGAGCGCATCGTCGAGGCGGCGCTGGAGGTGATCGCCGAGCACGGCGCCCCCGGCGCCACCTACCGCTCGGTCGCGGAGGCGGCCGACGTGCCGCTCGGCTCGATGACCTACCACTTCCCGACCCGCGACGACCTGCTCCACGCGGCGTTCTCCCGGCTGGCCGACACGATGCACGCCAGGTTCGACCGGATCCTGGCCGACATCGGCCCCGACGAGGACCCGCGCGAGGGGGTCGTCCGGATCATCACCACCCAGGGCGAGGGCTACGGCAGGGACATGGTGCTGTCCGCCGAGCTCTACGCCCTGGCCGTGCGCGAGCCGCGCTACCGCGAGCTGATCCAGGACTGGATGCTGCGCTCGCGCGCCTCCCTGGCCCGCCACTTCCCGCCCGAGCTGGCCCCCATGATCGACGCCCTCCAGGAGGGCCTGATCCTGCACAGCCACATCTCCACCGAGCCGTTCGACGCGGACCGCGTCCGCCAGGCCGTGCACCGCCTCATCGGCCCGCCGCCCCAGGACTGA
- a CDS encoding DsbA family protein — MSRTPQPRRSNPVTTGRGPSLNAVLTGVVALVAVLVIGGVLVVNRSSGGSADQSRLLPADAHTLSAVEGNRVTLVEFLDYQCPACASYYSGITKQLEEDYRGRITFATRNFPLDVHPLAPLAARAAEAAGEQGGQTGMYHALYGGFQDWAVTGQATATDEAAARAAFERYAQDLGLDVDRFRTDLDSDAVKAAVDRDVADGKALGVTGTPTFFVGGERFEPTGQTLRAVGDELRAALDEALAG, encoded by the coding sequence ATGTCACGAACGCCACAGCCGCGCAGGTCCAACCCCGTCACCACCGGGCGCGGACCCTCGCTCAACGCCGTCCTCACCGGGGTCGTCGCGCTCGTCGCGGTCCTGGTGATCGGCGGCGTCCTGGTGGTCAACCGCTCCTCCGGCGGGAGCGCCGACCAGTCCAGGCTGCTGCCCGCCGACGCGCACACGCTGTCCGCGGTGGAGGGCAACCGGGTGACCCTGGTGGAGTTCCTCGACTACCAGTGCCCCGCCTGCGCGTCCTACTACTCCGGCATCACCAAGCAGCTGGAGGAGGACTACCGGGGCCGGATCACCTTCGCCACCCGCAACTTCCCGCTCGACGTCCACCCGCTGGCCCCGCTCGCCGCCCGCGCCGCCGAGGCCGCGGGCGAGCAGGGCGGGCAGACCGGGATGTACCACGCGCTCTACGGCGGGTTCCAGGACTGGGCCGTCACCGGCCAGGCCACCGCCACCGACGAGGCCGCCGCGCGGGCCGCGTTCGAGCGCTACGCCCAGGACCTCGGCCTGGACGTCGACCGCTTCCGGACCGACCTGGACTCCGACGCCGTCAAGGCCGCCGTCGACCGCGACGTCGCCGACGGCAAGGCCCTCGGCGTCACCGGCACCCCGACGTTCTTCGTCGGCGGCGAGCGCTTCGAGCCCACCGGGCAGACCCTGCGGGCGGTGGGCGACGAGCTGCGCGCCGCGCTCGACGAGGCGCTGGCCGGGTGA
- a CDS encoding TetR/AcrR family transcriptional regulator, producing the protein MSEARSEPVVKAGSPKAESGSRARTRRAILDAAVRELSANAAVPLGEIATAAGVGRTTLHRYFPERADLLAAVTAHVDEQIASATTRARLDDGSARAALGRLCQEYFELGDVLTLMFNSPVAPNGREWPDETPSDHSVRDAIGRGHAEGDVDAALGRDWVLNVVWSLLFSTWDMVSTQGAPKHEALTQCLRTLDKALAP; encoded by the coding sequence ATGAGCGAGGCGCGCAGCGAACCCGTCGTGAAGGCCGGGTCCCCGAAGGCCGAGTCCGGTTCACGGGCCAGGACCCGGCGGGCGATCCTGGACGCGGCCGTGCGGGAGCTGAGCGCGAACGCGGCCGTGCCGCTGGGCGAGATCGCCACCGCCGCCGGGGTCGGGCGGACCACCCTGCACCGGTACTTCCCCGAGCGGGCCGACCTGCTGGCGGCGGTGACCGCGCACGTCGACGAGCAGATCGCCTCGGCCACCACGCGGGCCAGGCTGGACGACGGGTCGGCGCGGGCGGCGCTCGGGCGGCTGTGCCAGGAGTACTTCGAGCTGGGCGACGTGCTGACGCTGATGTTCAACAGCCCGGTCGCGCCGAACGGGCGGGAGTGGCCCGACGAGACGCCGTCCGACCACTCGGTGCGGGACGCGATCGGCCGGGGGCACGCCGAGGGCGACGTGGACGCGGCACTGGGGCGGGACTGGGTGCTGAACGTGGTGTGGAGCCTGCTGTTCTCCACCTGGGACATGGTCAGCACGCAGGGCGCGCCGAAGCACGAGGCCCTGACGCAGTGCCTGCGGACGCTGGACAAGGCGCTGGCGCCCTGA
- a CDS encoding vitamin K epoxide reductase family protein — MNRALARLSVLGGGLGLAAASALTVEKIAKLRDPAYVPTCSINPVIACGSVMDSPQAAAFGFPNPLIGIAAFAVVVTVGVTVLAGFRPPRWFRVAFSAGTALGAVFVHWLIAASLYDIRALCPYCVVVWAVTIPLAWYSALDTWSWLAPLKRVHSAVLALWCAVIAALVLGAFWDYWTSLL, encoded by the coding sequence GTGAACCGCGCGCTGGCCCGGCTCAGCGTCCTCGGCGGCGGCCTCGGCCTGGCCGCCGCGTCCGCGCTGACCGTCGAGAAGATCGCCAAGCTCCGGGACCCGGCCTACGTGCCGACCTGCTCGATCAACCCGGTCATCGCCTGCGGCTCGGTCATGGACAGCCCGCAGGCGGCGGCGTTCGGCTTCCCCAACCCGCTCATCGGCATCGCCGCCTTCGCCGTCGTGGTGACGGTCGGCGTCACCGTCCTCGCAGGCTTCCGGCCGCCGCGCTGGTTCCGGGTGGCGTTCAGCGCGGGCACCGCGCTCGGCGCGGTGTTCGTGCACTGGCTGATCGCCGCGAGCCTGTACGACATCCGCGCGCTGTGCCCGTACTGCGTGGTGGTGTGGGCGGTGACGATCCCGCTGGCCTGGTACAGCGCCCTGGACACCTGGTCCTGGCTCGCGCCGCTCAAGCGGGTGCACAGCGCGGTGCTCGCGCTCTGGTGCGCGGTGATCGCCGCGCTGGTGCTCGGCGCGTTCTGGGACTACTGGACCAGCCTGCTGTGA